The genomic DNA TTGCCACCGAAGTCGTTCAGCGTGCCATCGGTCTTCACTTCGATGATCCGGTTCGCGAGGCCGCTCACGAATTCGCGGTCATGCGACACGAAAATCAGCGTGCCTTCGAACTTATCCAGCGCGATCTGCAGCGATTCGATCGACTCCATATCCATATGGTTGGTCGGCTCGTCCATCAGCATCACGTTGTGGCGGCCGAGCATCAGCTTGCCCCAGATCATGCGGCCCTTCTCGCCGCCCGACAGCACCTTGACCGACTTGCGGATGTCGTCCGCATTGAACAGCAGGCGGCCGAGCGTGCCGCGCACCATCTGCTCGTCGTCGCCTTCCTTGCGGTACTGGTCGATCCAGTCCATCAGCGTGACGTCGCCCGGGAACTCTTCGTACGTGTCCTGCGGCATGTAGCCGATGTTGGCGTTTTCCGCCCACTTCACCGTGCCGTGATCGAGTTGCAGATTGCCCAGCAGCGAGCGCAGCAGCGTGGTCTTGCCCGCGCCGTTCTCGCCGATGATCGCGATGCGCTCGCCCGGCTGCACGCTGATGCTGAAGTTGTTGAAGATCGAGCGCTCGTATTTCTTCGAAATGCCCTCGGCGACCACCGCGATGTTGTGCAGCTTCTTCTCGAACTCGAAGCGGATGAACGGGTTCTGCCGCGACGACGGCTTGAATTCCTCGATCTTGATCTTGTCGATCATCTTCAGACGGCTGGTGGCCTGACGCGCCTTCGACTTGTTCGCCGAGAAGCGGCGCACGAAGTCCTGCAGATCGGCCACGCGCTCCTTCGCCTTCGCGTTGGCGGCCTGCTGACGCTCGCGCGCCTGCGTGCTCGCGAGCATGTAGTCGTCGTAGTTGCCCGGGTAGACCTTCAGCGTGCCGTAGTCCATGTCTGCCATGTGCGTGCAGACCTGGTTCAGGAAGTGCCGGTCGTGCGAGATGATGATCATCGTCGAGTTGTACTGGTTGAGCACGTCTTCCAGCCAACGGATCGAGTTGATGTCGAGGTTGTTGGTCGGCTCATCGAGCAGCAGCACGTCCGGCTTCGAGAACAGCGCCTGCGCGAGCAGCACGCGCAGCTTCCAGCCCGGCGCGACGTTGCTCATCGTGCCGCTGTGCAGATCGATCGAAATACCGATGCCGAGCAGCAGTTCGCCCGCGCGCGCTTCGGCCGTATAGCCGTCGTACTCGGCGAATTTCGCTTCGAGCTCGGCCGCGTGCATGTAGTCGTCGTCGGTCGCGTCGGGGTTCGCGTAGATCGCGTCGCGCTCGGTCATCGCGGCCCACATTTCCGTGTGGCCCATCATCACGACGTCGAGCACGCGCACGTCTTCATACGCGAACTGGTCCTGGCGCAGCTTGCCGAGGCGCACGTTCGGCTCGAGCATCACGTTGCCCGAACTCGGCTCGAGATCCGACCCGAGAATCTTCATGAAAGTGGATTTACCGCAGCCGTTCGCACCGATCAGGCCATAGCGGTTCCCTTCCCCGAATTTGACCGAAATGTTCTCGAAGAGGGGCTTCGGCCCGAATTGCATGGTGATATTGGCAGTAGACAGCACGGCGCGTCCCTTTGAATGTGATATCGGCGAAAAACCCAATATTTTAGCAGGTTTAGAGATTTCAACCTGGGAGTTCGTCCGGCGCCGCCGGTTCGCCGTCGAGCAGCCCGGCCGCGCCGGACACAGTCTGTATCAGATTGAATGGCTTATGTTGCGCGCACATGATAGCGACCGCCGATCCGCCTATACTTTTTTCCATGCGTGTTCCGAGCAGCGTTTTACCGACCCGCGACGCACACCAAGGAGGACATCCATGTCAGACCACGTTTACAAGAAGATCGAACTGACCGGCTCGTCGCCGAAATCGATCGACGACGCGATTACCACCGCGATTGCCAAAGCGTCGAAAACGCTGCGCAATCTGCACTGGTTCGAGGTCACGGAAACACGCGGCCAGATCGAGGATGGCAAGGTCGCGTACTGGCAGGTGACGCTGAAGGTCGGCCTGCGCATCGAGGACTGAGCGGCGGCCGCGCCGCCACGCGAAAGCAGAAAACAAAAAAGCTGCGTCCAACCGAGGCTGGACGCAGCTTTTCGCGATCAGGCCAGCCGATTTACTTCGGCAGCGAGCCGTCGACACCCTCGACATACCAGTTCAGGCGCTGCAGCTCCGCATCGGTCAAGGTCTTGCCTTCAGGCACCTTCACCGTGCCCGACTGATCCTTGATCGGGCCCGTGAACACATCGTGCTTGCCGCTCGCGAGTTCTTCACGCTTCGCCGCGACCTGCTTCTGCCCATCGGCCGGAATCGCCGACGTGTTCAGATCCTCGAGGTTGACGGCCTTCTGCGGAATGCCCCACCACACCGGATCGTTCTTCCACTTGCCGTCGAGCACCTGCTGGATGACCGCCGTGTAATACACGCCCCAGTGCGCGACCACCGAGCCGAGATGCGCATCAGGACCGAACTTCTTCATGTCCGAATCCCAGCCGAACGCGTGCACGTGCTTCTCCGATGCGGTCGCGAGCGTCGCGCTCGAATCGGTGTTCTGCAGCAGCACGTCGGCGCCCTGGCCGATCAGCGTTTCGGCGGCCTGCTTTTCCTTGCCCGGATCGAACCAGCTGTTGATCCAGATCACCTTCGTGTGCACCTTGGGATTCACCGAGCGCGCGCCGAGCGTGAACGCGTTGATGTTGCGCACCACTTCCGGAATCGGCACCGAAGCGACGAAGCCGAGCGTGTTGCTCTTCGTCACGTAGCCCGCGGCGACGCCGGCCAGATACGCGCCCTGGTACATGCGCACGTCGTAGGTGCCGAAGTTCGGCGCCTTCTTGTAGCCGGTCGCGTGCAGGAACACGGTGTCGGGGAAGTCCTTGGCGACCTTCAGCTGGAAGTCCTGGAAGCCGAAGCTCGTGCCGAAGATGATCTTGTTGCCCTTATTCGCGAGATCGCGGAACACGCGCTCGGAGTCGGCCGATTCCGGCACGTTCTCGACGCGCGTGATCTTGATCCGGTTGCCGAACTTCGCTTCGGCCTCCCGCGAGCCCTGGTCGTGCGCGAAGGTCCAGCCGGCATCGCCCGGATTGCCCAGATAGACGAACGCGACGCCCGGCACGTCGGCGGCCTGCGCGGTTTGCGCGAGCGGCGCTGCAAGTGCCAGCGACGCCGCGCCCCATGCGAAAGCGGTCAACAGATTTCTTCTCTTCATGTTTTCTCCCTTGTCGTGGTGAGCGGATGGTGTTGAGCGGATAGATAAAAAGCGTGTGTCGCCGTTAGCCCGCCGAGAAAAACGGCTTGCCGAGCGAGGCAGGCGCATTCAGGCGAATCGTGTTCGGATTGCGCGAGATCAGCGCGAGCACGACGATCGTCGCGACGTACGGCAACATCGCGAGGAACTGCGTCGGCACCGGCACGCCGATCGCCTGCGCGTAGAACTGCAGCCCCGTCACCGCGCCGAACAGCAGCGCGCCGATCAGGAGACGCCCTGGCCGCCACGTCGCGAACACGACCAGCGCGAGCGCGATCCAGCCGCGCCCCGAAGTCAGGTTTTCCTGCCACAGGTGCAGATTGACGATCGAATAGTAGCCGCCAGCGAGTCCCGCCATGCCGCCGCCGAACGCGACCGCGCCATAGCGCACGCCGACCACCGGAAAGCCGACCGAGTGCGCGACCTGCGGCGACTCGCCGACCGAGCGCAGCACGAGCCCCGCGCGCGTACGGTACAGGAACCAGCCGATCGCGGCGAACATCAGGAACGCGAGGTAATCGAGCGGCGTGAGCGTAAACAGCGCCGGGCCGAGCACCGGGATCTTCGACAGCCCCGGGATCGTCCACGTATCGATCGTCGCGCGCACCGCGGCCGACGTGTACGGCTTGCCCACATACGCGGACAGTCCGATGCCGAAGATCGTCAGCGACAAACCGGTGGCGACCTGGTTGGCGAGCATCGTCAGCGTGAGGAACGCGAACAGCAGCGACATCGCGAGACCGGCGCCGATCGCGGCGAGCACGCCGAGCCACGGGCTGCCGGTGATCGACGTGACCGCGTAGCCGGTGACGGCGCCCATCAGCATCATCCCTTCCACGCCAAGGTTGAGCACGCCGGATTTTTCGGCGACGAGTTCACCGGCGCCCGCGAACATCAGCGGGATCGACGCAGTGATTGCGCTCGACGTGAGCGCGGTGGCTTGCTGGATATCCATAACGAGTCTGAAAGCGGATTAGCGAGCTTAACGAGCCACTGCAGCGGCCGAGCGGCGCCGCACGCGGTAGTTCACGAACAGGTCGGCGCCGAGCAGGCAGAACAGCAGCAACCCCTGGAATACGCCCGAGAGCGCCTGCGGCAATTGCATCGAGGTCTGCACCGCTTCGCCGCCGAGGTACAGCAGCGCCATCAGGAGACTCGCGAGCACGATGCCAATTGGATGCAACCGCCCGACGAACACGACGATGATCGCGGTGAAGCCGTAGCCCGGCGACCACGTTGCCTGCAACTGGCCAATCGGACCCGCGATCTCTCCCATGCCGGCGAGGCCCGCGAGGCCGCCGCTGATCAGCAGCGAGGTCCAGATGGTTTTCCTGTCGGAAAACCCCGCATAGCGCGCGGCGAGCGGCGCAAGTCCGCCGACGTTCATCCGGTAGCCCGCGAAGCTCTTGCGCATGAACAGCCAGACGAGCGGAATCGCGATCAGCGTAAGGAACACGGAGGCGTTCAGGCGCGTGCCGCGCAGAAATTTCCAGTGCCAGTCGCCATACAGCGTCGGATACAGCGCGTCGCCGCTGAACATCTCCGACAGCGGGAAGTTCATGCCCTGCGGATCGCGCCACGGGCCGCTCACGAGGTAGATCAGCAGCTGCGTCGCGACGTACGTGAGCATCAGGCTCACGAGAATCTCGTTGGTGTTGAAGCGGCTCTTCAGGAACGCGGGAATCGCGGCCCACGCCATGCCGCCGAGGATACCGGCGAGCATCATGGTCGGCAGGATCCACCAGCCGCTCGCCTGATCGAAGTAGATCGCGACGCCGCTCGCCGCGATGCCGCCGAGCAGCATCTGCCCCTCGGCGCCGATGTTCCACACGTTCGCGCGATAACCGATCGCGAGACCGAGGCCGATCAGGCACAGCGGCGACGCCTTCAGCAGCAGCTCGGACCAGCCGTTGATGCTGGAGAGCGGCTCGATGAAAAACGCGTGCATCGCCTGCAACGGGTCGCGGCCGACGAGGCCGAAGATCAGGAAGCCGATCGCGAGCGTCAGCAACGCGGCGATCAGCGGCACGGCAAGCTGCATCGTGCGCGAGGGCGTCGTGCGGGCTTCGAGTCGATAGGGAAGCATCATGGGTAGCGTGTGATTGTTCGGGTTCTGTTCTTCAGGGTCCGCAGTCGGATGTCTGGTTAGCGTCCTGGCTGTTGGCGCGGTGAGCCGGCTCGCGGCAGGCCGCGCCCGGCCTCACGCATGCGCCGGCTGGTCCGCCGCAGGCGCCGCGCCCTCGCGGTCGCCGAACAGCCCCGCCATCCAGCGGCCGATTTCCTCGGCGTTGGTCGCACCGGTCGCGCGCACCGGCGAGAGCCGCCCGCCCGCGAGCACCGCGATGCGGTCGCAGATATCGAATAGCTCTTCCAGCTCCTCCGAGATCACCAGAATCGCGACGCCGCGCGCCGACAGATCGAGCAGTTGCTGACGGATGAACGCGGACGCGCCGACATCGACGCCCCACGTCGGCTGCGCGACCACCAGCACCTTCGGTGCCTGCAGGATTTCGCGGCCCATGATGTATTTCTGCAGATTGCCGCCCGACAGACTTTGCGCGAGCGCGTCAGGGCCGCCGCAGCGCACGTCGAACGCGTCGATGCAGCGCTTTGCGAACGCGCGCATCGCGCCCGCCCTGATCCAGCCCGACTTGACCATGTTCTGCCGATGCGCAGTCAGGAGCGCGTTGTCGGCGAGGCTCATCGCCGGCACCGCGCCGCGCCCGAGCCGCTCCTCGGGCACGAAGCCGAAGCCGAGCGCGCGCCGCCCGCCCGCGCCGAGGCGCGCTGCCGGCTTGCCGCAGATCGTGATCGCATCGGCCGGAAGGCTGCGTTTTTCACCGCGTTTTTCTCCGGACAAAGCCGCGAGCAGTTCCGCCTGCCCGTTGCCCGACACACCGGCAATGCCGAAGATCTCGCCCGCATGCACGCCGAACGATACGTCGCGCAACGACGTGCCGAACGGATCGTCGCTCGCGACCGATAACTGCCTGACGTCGAGCAGCACCGCGCCCGGCTTGTGCTCGCGCCGCGTGTAGTCCGGCAGCGAATGGCCGACCATCAACTGCGCGAGCGACGCATGCGTCTCGTTCTTCGGCTTCACATGACCGGTCACGCGGCCGCCGCGCATCACGGTCGCGGTGTCGCACAGTTCCTGGATTTCGTCGAGCTTGTGGCTGATGTAGAGGATGCTGCAGCCTTCGGCGGCGAGCCGGCGCAGCGTGGTGAAGAGCTTGCGAACCGCCTGCGGCGTCAGCACCGAAGTCGGCTCGTCCATGATCAGCAGACGCGGATTCTGCAGCAGGCAGCGCACGATTTCGACGCGCTGCCGCTCGCCCACCGTCAGGCTGTGCACGTGCCGCTGCGGATCGATATCGAGGCCGTAGTCGGCCGACACCTCGCGAATGCGTTTGGATAGCGTCTTCAGATCGAACGGTTCGTCGAGCGCCAGCGCAATGTTTTCGCCGACCGTCAGCGTCTCGAACAGCGAGAAGTGCTGAAACACCATGCCGACGCCGAGCTTGCGCGCGGCCGCCGGATTCGCGATGTCAACCGTCTCGCCTTCCCAGCGGATCTCGCCGGCGTCGGGTCGCACCGCGCCGTAGATGATCTTCATCAGCGTGCTTTTGCCCGCGCCGTTCTCGCCGAGCACCGCGTGGATTTCGCCGGGTGCGACGACGAGCGTGACGTCGTCGTTGGCGCGCACGGCCGGGTATTGCTTCGTGATGCCCGTGAGCGCGAGCCGGGGGACTGCCCCGCCGGTGAATTGCGCGCCGTCGCTATGTGGAGTGTCGCTCATGAGATTCCGTAGTGCGTTCGTGACGATCCGTCACCACAACCGGTTGACGATACCTAATTCGACCCACTCAGTCGAGTTGACAAAATTCCCGCAAACCCGCGCCGCTACAAGCTCTGCGGGTATGCATCCCTTGACGCCGTTTTTCGTTCATACTAAAACGCATATACCTTTACGTCCGATCGATCAGCCAGTACATATATTCCGGAGGGTCCATGAGCCAGCAACGCGAGGCGATCGACACGTACCTGCTACGCGTGTTGCACACGCTGCTGATGGAGCGCAGCGTCACGCGCGCCGCCGTCAAACTGAACCAGTCCCAACCCGCCATCAGCGCGGCGCTGCGCCGTCTGCGCGATATCACCGGCGATCCGCTGCTCGTGCGCGGCAAGTCCGGCATGGTGCCGACCGAGTACGGTCTGCGCCTGCTCGAACCGGTGCAGAACGCGCTGCGCGAAATCGAGCGCATCAAGTTCCAGCAGCACAACTTTGATCCGGCCACGTCGATCCGCTGCTACCGGATCGGCTGTCCCGACTACCTCAACGTACTGTTCGTGCCGACCGTCGTCGAACGTTTCCGCCAGGCGGCGCCGAACGCGACGCTCGAATTCCATTCACTCGGCCCCGCGTTCGACTACGAACTCGCGCTCGAGGACGGCAAGCTCGACATCGTCGTCGGCAACTGGCCCGAGCCGCCCGAGCAGCTGCATCTGTCGAACCTGTTCGTCGATCAGATCGTCTGCCTGATGAGCAACACACATCCGTTCGCCAAACGCGGCGGGCTCACGCTCGACCAGTACCTGAACGCGCCCCATCTCGCGCCGACACCTTACTCGGTCGGCCAGCGCGGCGCGATCGACGTGCATCTCGCGCGCGAGCGGCTCAAGCGCCACGTGGTCGTCATGCTGCCCTACTTCAATCTCGCGCCGTACGTGCTGATCAAATCCGACCTGATCTTCACGACAACGCGCCTTTTTGCCGACTACTACGCGAAGTTCCTGCCGCTGACCGTGGTGCCCGCGCCGCTCGACTTCCCGCCGATGCAGTACTACCAGTTGTGGCACGAGCGCGTGCATTACTCCGACGAAGTGCGCTGGCTGCGCGGTCTGGTTGGCGAGGCGACCCGGACGTTGATCGACAAGTCCTGAGGCGAGATGCGGCGCCGATGCCGCCCCCTTTCCCCTCAAGCCGCCGCCTCATAAAGCTGCCGCGCAAGCCGGTTATGCCGCTCGATCACCGGCCCGAGTTCGAGTGTCGCCAGCTGCCCGTTCTTCACCACCACCTTGCCGTCGATCACGCTATAGCTGACCTGCGAGGGTGCGCAGAATACCAGAGCGGCCACCGGATCGTGCAGCGCGCCGGCAAACTGCGGCTGACGCAGATCGAACGCGACGAAATCCGCGGCCATGCCGGGCGCGAGCGCACCAATGTCGTCGCGATTGAGCACGCGCGCGCCGCCCAAGGTCGCGATTTCGAGCGCCTCGCGCGCGGTCATCGCGTCGGGCCCGAAACCGACGCGCTGCAGCAGCAGAGCCTGACGGACTTCGGCAACCATCTGTGCACCGTCGTTCGACGCGGAACCGTCGACGCCGAGCCCGACCGGCACGCCCGCGAGCCGCATGCGCTTGACCGGCGCGATGCCTGACGCGAGCCGCATATTCGAGCACGGACAATGCGCGACGCCGGTGCCAGTGCGCGCGAACAGCGCGATGCCCGCGTCGTCGAGTTGCACGCAGTGGGCATGCCATACGTCGCGGCCGACCCAGCCGAGATCGTGCGCATACTCGGCCGGCGTCATGCCGAACTTCTCGCGGCTGTACTCGACGTCGTTGACGTTCTCCGCCAGATGCGTGTGCATCGACACCCCGTACTGGCGCGCGAGCACCGCCGATTCGCGCATCAGGTCGCGGCTCACCGAAAACGGCGAGCACGGCGCCACCACGACGCGCAGCATCGCGTAGCGACCCTCGTCGTGATACGTCTCGATCAGACGCTGCGTGTCCTTCAGGATGTCCGCTTCGCGCTCGACCACCGAATCGGGCGGCAGGCCGCCGTCTTTCTGTCCCACGCTCATACTGCCGCGCGCCGCGTGAAAGCGCATGCCGATCCGGCGCGCGGCCGCGATGCTGTCGTCGAGGCGACTGCCGTTCGGATAGATATACAGATGGTCGCTCGAGGTCGTGCAGCCGGACAGCAGCAGTTCGGCCATCGCGGTCAGCGTCGACACTTCGATCATGTCGGGCGTCAGGTTCGCCCATACCTTGTACAGATTCGTGAGCCAGCCGAACAGCTCGGCGTTCTGCGCGGCAGGAATCGCGCGCGTGAGGCTCTGGTACATGTGGTGATGCGTGTTGACGAGGCCCGGAATCACGAGGTGGCCGCGCAGGTCGAGCACGTCGTCGGCCGTGGGCGGCAACTGATCCGTCGGGGCGACCGCGACGATCCGGTTGTCCTCGATATAAAGGCCGGCGTCGCGCAGTTCGCGCCGCTCGCCATCCATCGTGACCAGCACGTCCGCATGCTTCACGAGCATCGTTTTGCCGGGTTGCTTCACTGCTTCGTTCATCGTCATTCGTCTCTCCGCCCGCACAGCGCTTACCATCGGTAGCCAAAATCCCGCTGACAACTCGCGCGGTTGCGATACCCAACCTCACACCGCCAATATAGTGGCGCTTTTTTGGCGCCGGTACGATCGGCCGATGTGCCGGCGCGGCTTTCGACTGGCTGTCCATCATGCGCGAACCATTATCTTTCCTATCGCTCGCGCGCTGAACGGAGCATCCTTTTTACAATGGCTGCCACGGCGCTCGCATCAATTCGCCGACGGGTATGCAGCCACTGACGTGGAGCCTCGATCCGCCGCAAACGTCATGGATCGGGCCGCCGCCGACACCTCGCATTCACACAAGGACAATTGCGAATGGGCAAGCTCACTACCCACGTGCTCGACACCGCGAACGGCCGTCCCGGCGCAGGCATCAAGGTCGAACTCTTCGCGCTCGCGGGCGACACGCGCCGCGCGCTCAAAACCACATTCACCAATCACGACGGCCGCTGCGACGAACCGCTGCTCGAAGGCGACGCGCTCGTCGCGGGCGAGTACGAGCTCGTGTTCGGCGCCGGCGACTACTTCGCCTCGCTCGGCACGAAGGTGCCGGAACCGCGCTTCGTCGATCGCGTCGTGCTGCGCTTCGGCGTCGCCGATGCCCACGCCCACTATCACGTGCCGCTGCTGGTGTCGCCGTTTTCGTACAGCACGTATCGAGGCAGCTAGGCCGCCTCGATGCGAGCCGCGCCTGAACAGGCACAAGCAGGCGCAAGCGCCCCGCGATACCCATAACAACCCGCGCGCTGCGTCTTTAACCCCGCAGTCGGCGCGATGAGCGACGACGCCGAGCGTCATCGCGCGCACAACGAATCAGAAGTGGAGGAGTTTCATGGAAGGCTTTATCACCGACTGGCTGAACCTCGCGATTCGCTGGTTCCACGTCGTCGCCGCGATTGCGTGGATCGGCGAATCGTTCTATTTCGTCGCGCTCGACAACAGCCTGAAACCGCCGGCGGATCCGAACCAGCGCCGCCGCGGCGTGTTCGGCGAGCTGTGGCACGTGCATGGCGGCGGATTCTACAACATGCAGAAGTACACGGTCGCGCCGCCCGAAATGCCCGAAGACCTGCACTGGTCGAAATGGCCGTCGTACACGACGTGGTTGTCGGGCTTCGGTCTCTTTACCGTGCTGTATCTGTTCTCGCCGAGCACCTATCTGATCGACAGGAACGTGCTCGACATGGGGCCGGTGGTCGCCGTCGCATCGGCGATCGGTTTTCTCGCGGCCGGCTGGATCGTCTACGACTCGCTGTGCCGGATTCTCGGCACGCGCGACAAGCTGCTCGGCATCTGCGTCGGCATTTACGTGCTGATCGCGGCGTACCTCGCCTGTCATATCTTCGCGGGCCGCGCGGCGTATCTGATCATGGGCGCGATGCTCGCGACGATCATGTCGGCCAACGTGTTCTTCGTGATCATTCCGGGCCAGCGCAAGATGGTCGACGCGATGCTCAAGGGCGACACGCCGAACCCGATCTACGGCAAGCGCGGCAAGCAGCGCTCGGTGCACAACACGTATTTCACGCTGCCGGTCGTGTTCGCGATGCTGTCGAACCACTACGCGATGACCTACACGCATCCGTACAACTGGGCGGTGCTCGTCGTCATCATGCTGGCCGGCGCGCTGATCCGTCAGTTCTTCGTGATGCGCCATCGCGGCCAGGTGCTGTGGTATCTGCCGCTAATCGGCGTCGCGCTGATGTGCACCGCGCTCGTGTGGACCATGCCGCGACCGGTGGTGCCACAGGCGCAAGCCGCCAACGCGCCGGCGCTGAAGGTCGCCGACATCGCGCCGGTGCTGCAGCAGCGCTGCGTGGCCTGCCACTCCGCGCATCCGACGATGATGGGCAGCGCACCGGCCGGCGTGCTGATGGATACGCCCGACGAAATCTCGCAGAACGCACAGCGCATCTACCAGCAGGCGGTCACGTTGAAGGCGATGCCGCTTGGCAACGTCACGCATATGACCGACGACGAGCGGATGAAGATCGCCGCGTGGTTCGAAGGCGGCGCGGCGAAGTAAGGATCGCTGTCGGGATGACAGAACCGGCGCCAAGGTAGAGGCTGGAATGTGAAGCGGGCTTGTCGCGTGAGCGGCAAGCCCGTTGTTGTTTTGGGACTACTGCGTGTGCAGTCAGCCGGATCGATACATCGTTTTGTAGCCACAGGGCTACACAATTTCCAAAAACGCCTAAAATGTAGCCTTAGAGTCACAAAAACAAATAAGCATTTTGTACCTCTTGGGCTACAATACATTTCAGATTCGCCAAATCTGACACCCTGAGGCTACAAATGACCAACCTCGCCGATGTCTCGGACATGCTCAAAGCCGTACGACGCGACAGCAAACTATCGCAGGAAGAACTGGCACGCCGCGCGGGCGTTGCCCGCACTACCGTCGCGCGCATGGAGACGCTCGCCAAAAACGATATGAGCGTGTCAGTGCTCGTGCGCCTGCTCGAAGCCGCCGGTTACGACCTCAAGTTCGTCGCGCACGGACATGGACGCACGCTCGAAGACATCCTCGCTGAACAGCGCAGCCCGGACGCGCGGCCATGAAGCTCGACGTTCAGGTACTGGGCAAAAACGTTGCCACGTTGTTTCGCGAGCGCGATGACTATGTCCTCAAGTACAACCGCGACGCTAGCACGACCGACTTCGTCAGTCTGACGATGCCGGTGCGCGAAGAGGCCTGGCGCTGGCCGCGCGACCTGCATCCGTTTTTCCGCCAGAACCTGCCCGAGGGCTATCTGCTGAATCTGATCCGCGAGCAATTCGGACCGCTGCTCGATGGAACCGATCTCTCGCTGCTCGCGGTGGTGGGCTCGATGGGGATTGGCCGCGTCACGGTCGCGCCCGAAGGTGTCGCGCCGGGCACCGAACTCCAGGCGCTCGACGTTCAGGACATCCTGCACGGCGACAACTCCGCCGAACACTTCGCGCAACTCGTCCGTGAATACGCACGAGCGGCTATTTCGGGCGTCGTACCCAAATTCATCGCGCCGGAAGCCCAGCCGTCCGCCGCGTCGACGCCGTTGCAACTCGGCAAGCCGACGCTTAGAACGAGCCGTCACATCGTCAAAGGTTCGGACGACAACACGCCCTTTCTCGGTTTCAACGAGTTCTATTCGATGCGTGTGCTGGAGCGGCTTGGGGTTGCGCCCGTCGCACGCACGCAGATGTCCGACGATGGCCGGGCGCTGATCGTCGAGCGCTTCGATGTCGACGCGCAAGGGCTGCCGGCGTACGGCGTGGAAGACATGTGCGGCCTGCTCGGTTTGCCGCCGCACGAAAAATACAACTCGACGACCGAGAAAATGCTCAATGCGGCCAGGGCGTATCTGCTCGCTCGCGACACCATGCGGGTGCAACTCCAGCAGCTCGGCTGGCAACTGCTGACGAACTACGTCGTGCGCAACGCGGACTGCCACACCAAGAACGTCGCCCTGTTCTATACGTCGATCGACGATGTGGCGTTCACGCCCGTCTACGACGTCGTGACGACGCAGGCTTATCCGCGCTTCGCAGCCAATCCGCCAGGCTTGCCGATCGACGGCCGGAAAACCTGGGCAGCGGGTAAAACGCTGGAACGATTCTTCAACACGCGCATGGGCATCGCGCCGCGGCAATATGCGCAGATGGTCGAAGCGCTGTGCGAGTCGGCTGTCGACGTCGGCCACGAGTTGATCGAAGCAGCGCGCAACGAACCGCAGTGGCGCATGGTCGCCAAGCAGATGCTGCACGCGTGGGACGACGGCATGACAGCCCTGCGCTCGCCGAAGAAAAGCCTGCCATTCAAGGGGCTCAAGCCCGCGATCGAAGCAGCGGGATTTTCGGCGCCTGAGCCGCCCGAACGGTCACGGGAGGTCATCGGGCATTCGCCGCTGCTTGGCAGGCGAAACTGATCGCTACCCATGCGAAAAAGCCCGCGACATAACCTGCGTCGCGGGCCTTTCTTTTCAGCCACCACCCTACCGGCTACCCGGCAGCTGCATTGCCATCAAACCGCCACCGCGCTCAACGCATCTTCCGTGAGCCACAGCGACTCCGCCAGATCCTGCTCGTTCAGATTGAGCCCCTCCCCGCCGCGATCGACGACGACGAAGTCGCTCACCTCGCCCAACGCAATCAGCGGATGGTGCCACACGCCTTTT from Paraburkholderia sp. HP33-1 includes the following:
- a CDS encoding ABC-F family ATPase, whose product is MLSTANITMQFGPKPLFENISVKFGEGNRYGLIGANGCGKSTFMKILGSDLEPSSGNVMLEPNVRLGKLRQDQFAYEDVRVLDVVMMGHTEMWAAMTERDAIYANPDATDDDYMHAAELEAKFAEYDGYTAEARAGELLLGIGISIDLHSGTMSNVAPGWKLRVLLAQALFSKPDVLLLDEPTNNLDINSIRWLEDVLNQYNSTMIIISHDRHFLNQVCTHMADMDYGTLKVYPGNYDDYMLASTQARERQQAANAKAKERVADLQDFVRRFSANKSKARQATSRLKMIDKIKIEEFKPSSRQNPFIRFEFEKKLHNIAVVAEGISKKYERSIFNNFSISVQPGERIAIIGENGAGKTTLLRSLLGNLQLDHGTVKWAENANIGYMPQDTYEEFPGDVTLMDWIDQYRKEGDDEQMVRGTLGRLLFNADDIRKSVKVLSGGEKGRMIWGKLMLGRHNVMLMDEPTNHMDMESIESLQIALDKFEGTLIFVSHDREFVSGLANRIIEVKTDGTLNDFGGNYEDFLTSQGVQ
- a CDS encoding dodecin — its product is MSDHVYKKIELTGSSPKSIDDAITTAIAKASKTLRNLHWFEVTETRGQIEDGKVAYWQVTLKVGLRIED
- a CDS encoding BMP family ABC transporter substrate-binding protein translates to MKRRNLLTAFAWGAASLALAAPLAQTAQAADVPGVAFVYLGNPGDAGWTFAHDQGSREAEAKFGNRIKITRVENVPESADSERVFRDLANKGNKIIFGTSFGFQDFQLKVAKDFPDTVFLHATGYKKAPNFGTYDVRMYQGAYLAGVAAGYVTKSNTLGFVASVPIPEVVRNINAFTLGARSVNPKVHTKVIWINSWFDPGKEKQAAETLIGQGADVLLQNTDSSATLATASEKHVHAFGWDSDMKKFGPDAHLGSVVAHWGVYYTAVIQQVLDGKWKNDPVWWGIPQKAVNLEDLNTSAIPADGQKQVAAKREELASGKHDVFTGPIKDQSGTVKVPEGKTLTDAELQRLNWYVEGVDGSLPK
- a CDS encoding ABC transporter permease yields the protein MDIQQATALTSSAITASIPLMFAGAGELVAEKSGVLNLGVEGMMLMGAVTGYAVTSITGSPWLGVLAAIGAGLAMSLLFAFLTLTMLANQVATGLSLTIFGIGLSAYVGKPYTSAAVRATIDTWTIPGLSKIPVLGPALFTLTPLDYLAFLMFAAIGWFLYRTRAGLVLRSVGESPQVAHSVGFPVVGVRYGAVAFGGGMAGLAGGYYSIVNLHLWQENLTSGRGWIALALVVFATWRPGRLLIGALLFGAVTGLQFYAQAIGVPVPTQFLAMLPYVATIVVLALISRNPNTIRLNAPASLGKPFFSAG
- a CDS encoding ABC transporter permease — translated: MMLPYRLEARTTPSRTMQLAVPLIAALLTLAIGFLIFGLVGRDPLQAMHAFFIEPLSSINGWSELLLKASPLCLIGLGLAIGYRANVWNIGAEGQMLLGGIAASGVAIYFDQASGWWILPTMMLAGILGGMAWAAIPAFLKSRFNTNEILVSLMLTYVATQLLIYLVSGPWRDPQGMNFPLSEMFSGDALYPTLYGDWHWKFLRGTRLNASVFLTLIAIPLVWLFMRKSFAGYRMNVGGLAPLAARYAGFSDRKTIWTSLLISGGLAGLAGMGEIAGPIGQLQATWSPGYGFTAIIVVFVGRLHPIGIVLASLLMALLYLGGEAVQTSMQLPQALSGVFQGLLLFCLLGADLFVNYRVRRRSAAAVAR